From Erigeron canadensis isolate Cc75 chromosome 8, C_canadensis_v1, whole genome shotgun sequence, one genomic window encodes:
- the LOC122578582 gene encoding uncharacterized protein LOC122578582 — protein MSNVWFSLKKSFHCKSDSSEVHDPKSKKHLSAILTKKHNGRLRGCSRSIANLKDVINGNNVSKRHSENGVNCSPRSIGSSEFLNPITHEVILNNSKCELKITGFGGGFQDSGAGDGDGSMFVGTLLPGTPGPSGNHGMQVCRNKNTPPRMGMGDGNGIGNSGYLGMKNNSVVIQKGRRSLGNGNGNGNGNDSEGSMGGGVTCHKCGKQFHNWEDLEAHHVSKHAVTELMEGDSSRKIVEIICRASWLKSENPSGRIEKILKVHNMQKTLGRFEDYRELVKAKASKLPKKHPRCLADGNELLRFYGATITCSLGINGTSSLCVSDKCCVCRIIRDGFSTKREIKGGIGVFTSSTSVRAFESIEVLEEGPDTRKALIVCRVIAGRVHRPLENLQEMAGQSGFDSLAGKVGLYSNIEELYLLSPRALLPCFVVICKL, from the exons ATGTCAAATGTATGGTTTTCTTTAAAGAAATCATTTCATTGCAAGTCAGATTCTTCAGAAGTCCATGACCCAAAATCCAAGAAACATTTATCAGCAATCTTGACCAAAAAACACAACGGAAGATTGAGGGGTTGTTCAAGATCCATAGCTAATCTTAAAGACGTAATTAATGGCAACAATGTAAGCAAAAGGCACAGTGAAAATGGTGTAAATTGTAGCCCAAGGTCAATTGGAAGTAGTGAGTTTTTAAATCCAATTACCCATGAAGTAATTTTGAATAACTCGAAATGTGAGCTTAAAATCACtggttttggtggtggttttcAAGATTCCGGCGCCGGTGACGGAGATGGGTCAATGTTTGTGGGTACTTTGTTGCCTGGGACACCTGGCCCAAGTGGAAATCATGGAATGCAAGTTTGTAGGAATAAAAATACACCACCGAGAATGGGAATGGGTGATGGGAATGGAATTGGGAATTCCGGTTACTTGGGAATGAAGAATAATAGTGTAGTTATACAAAAGGGTAGACGGTCGTTaggaaatggaaatggaaatgggAATGGGAATGATTCCGAGGGATCTATGGGCGGGGGTGTTACTTGCCATAAGTGTGGCAAGCAGTTTCATAATTGGGAAGATCTTGAAGCTCATCATGTTTCTAAACATGCTG TTACTGAACTTATGGAGGGTGATTCGTCAAGGAAGATAGTGGAAATCATATGTCGTGCAAGCTGGTTAAAGTCTGAAAATCCTTCTGGTCGGattgaaaaaattttaaaggtacACAACATGCAAAAAACACTAGGGAGGTTTGAAGATTACAGAGAACTAGTGAAAGCAAAAGCCAGCAAATTACCCAAGAAACATCCTCGTTGCCTTGCTGATGGAAATGAATTATTAAGATTTTATGGAGCCACCATCACTTGTTCCTTAGGCATAAATGGCACCTCGAGTCTATGTGTTTCTGATAAATGCTGTGTTTGTCGGATTATAAGAGACGGGTTTTCAACAAAAAGGGAAATAAAAGGTGGAATTGGCGTTTTCACATCTTCAACAAGTGTTAGAGCTTTTGAATCCATTGAAGTACTTGAAGAAGGCCCAGATACAAGAAAAGCATTGATTGTGTGCAGAGTAATAGCCGGGAGAGTGCACCGACCCCTAGAAAACCTTCAAGAAATGGCAGGTCAATCAGGATTCGATTCGTTAGCCGGAAAAGTTGGACTTTATTCAAATATTGAAGAACTTTATTTGCTTAGTCCAAGAGCTCTGCTGCCTTGCTTTGTGGTAATATGCAAACTCTAa
- the LOC122579233 gene encoding probable histone H2A.3 gives MSGRGKTLGSKVAKKATSRSSKAGLQFPVGRIARFLKAGKYAERVGAGAPVYLAAVLEYLAAEVLELAGNAARDNKKTRIVPRHIQLAVRNDEELSKLLGDVTIANGGVMPNIHNLLLPKKAAGSSKPTADDD, from the exons ATGTCAGGACGCGGGAAGACTTTGGGATCTAAAGTTGCAAAAAAGGCGACATCGCGAAGCAGCAAGGCCGGACTTCAGTTTCCGGTGGGTCGTATTGCTCGGTTTCTGAAAGCCGGCAAGTATGCTGAACGTGTTGGTGCCGGTGCTCCGGTGTACCTTGCCGCTGTCCTTGAATACCTTGCCGCCGAA gtACTTGAGTTGGCGGGAAATGCAGCAAGAGATAACAAAAAGACAAGAATAGTGCCAAGGCATATTCAGTTGGCTGTAAGGAATGATGAAGAACTGAGCAAGCTTCTTGGTGACGTCACCATTGCCAACGGTGGTGTCATGCCCAACATTCATAACCTTTTGCTTCCGAAGAAGGCCGCTGGGTCATCCAAGCCAACCGCTGATGATGATTAG
- the LOC122578200 gene encoding calcium/calmodulin-regulated receptor-like kinase 1, protein MKAKSSGLIIGISIGVVIGLLSAVIGLVCFRFHRRRSQIGNSSSRRAATVPIRANGVDSCVILSDSSMGTESARSSMNNSTQGGMFFWFGGPRRSHVVAASGILEYSYKDLQKATHNFTSIIGQGAFGPVYKAQMSTGETVAIKVLATDSKQGEKEFHTEVMLLGRLHHRNLVNLVGYCAEKGQHMLVYVYMSKGSLSSHLYGDNRELLSWNLRVQIALDVARGLEYLHDGAVPPVIHRDIKTSNILLEQSMGARVADFGLSREDMINRNASNIQGTFGYLDPEYISTRAFTKKSDVYSFGVLLFELIAGRNPQQGLMEYVELASLNTGGQVGWEEIADSRLDGNFDERELNDMAALAYKCVNRSPRKRPAMRDTVQVLSHILKARHNKKHYKRSPSDVAINIVQTDRQNSMNSGHHRVDSMDSTADSIDV, encoded by the exons ATGAAAGCGAAATCATCAGGTTTGATAATCGGGATTTCGATAGGGGTAGTGATAGGATTACTTTCAGCTGTAATCGGACTAGTTTGCTTTAGGTTTCATCGCAGACGGTCTCAGATAGGTAATAGTAGTTCTAGGAGGGCAGCAACTGTCCCTATTCGAGCAAATGGTGTTGATTCTTGTGTGATTCTATCTGATTCGTCTATGGGTACCGAGTCTGCAAGATCTTCTATGAATAATTCTACACAGGGCGGAatgtttttttggtttggtGGACCGAGAAGGTCTCATGTTGTTGCAGCTTCTGGAATTCTCGAGTATTCTTACAA AGATTTGCAGAAAGCAACACATAATTTTACCTCAATAATAGGCCAAGGGGCATTCGGACCTGTGTACAAGGCTCAGATGTCAACTGGTGAGACTGTAGCTATTAAAGTTCTCGCAACTGATTCAAAACAAGGCGAGAAAGAGTTTCATACAGAG GTTATGTTATTGGGAAGGTTACATCACAGGAACCTTGTGAATTTGGTAGGATACTGTGCAGAAAAGGGACAACACATGCTCGTATATGTTTACATGAGCAAAGGCAGCCTATCTTCTCATTTGTACG GTGATAATCGTGAATTGTTGAGTTGGAATTTGAGAGTTCAAATAGCTTTGGATGTCGCAAGGGGATTAGAATATCTCCATGATGGA GCAGTTCCTCCCGTTATACACCGAGACATCAAAACTTCCAACATATTGTTGGAACAGTCCATGGGCGCCAGGGTAGCTGATTTTGGGCTTTCTAGGGAGGACATGATTAACAGAAATGCTTCCAATATTCAGGGAACTTTTGGATATCTTGATCCTGAATATATATCAACAAGAGCATTCACCAAGAAAAGCGATGTCTATAGCTTTGGTGTATTACTGTTCGAACTTATTGCAGGACGAAACCCTCAACAAGGTCTCATGGAGTATGTTGAGCTT GCATCATTGAACACCGGAGGGCAGGTCGGGTGGGAAGAAATAGCTGATTCACGTCTTGATGGGAACTTTGATGAGCGAGAACTAAATGACATGGCAGCACTTGCATACAAATGTGTCAACCGGTCACCAAGAAAAAGACCAGCAATGAGAGACACTGTGCAAGTGCTGTCTCATATCTTAAAAGCAAGACACAATAAAAAGCATTACAAACGTTCTCCATCTGATGTTGCCATCAATATAGTCCAAACAGATCGCCAAAATTCAATGAACAGCGGACACCATCGGGTTGACTCTATGGACAGCACAGCTGACTCCATTGATGTTTAA